The Ziziphus jujuba cultivar Dongzao chromosome 3, ASM3175591v1 region ctgcaccgatcaacaaacttgttgtggttctctgaccactttagagaagaaatatgagaagaaaaataaaagaattctattaatctcttaaaaatagaatacaaaaataaaaacttctctcatggaggattctcacgtggaacctctctctgcactctccaattctctctggaattgctcactcttctctcaagctctctctggagcttaaacaactctctctctcggagttttctcttgctcacttggcttggttttcatgcaacggtaaggagcctatttataggcttacaaggccacaattttcaacatcttagcccaccattgttgacaccattgctgcaccgatcaacaattgtgggctaagatgttgaaaattgtggccttgtaagcctataaataggctccttaccgttgcatgaaaatcaagccaagagagcaatctcaatcatcccaagtgaggagaattgagagaaaactccgagagagagagtcttTAAGTTCCAgcgagagcttgagagaagagtgagcaattccagagagaattggagagtgcagagagaggttccacgtgagaatcctccatgacagaagtttttatttttgtattctatttttaagagattaatagaattcttttatttttcttctcatatttcttctctaaagtggtcagagaaccacaacaagtggtatcagagccccaggtcgagagcttgggttcaaaatttgaagaaacagagccactgttcttcaagttggtgtttcggaaagttgctcaaataattaatttgacaatcccaggtgaaagtacccgacgagaggagaacaacgaagttcgccgaAGAGAAAACTGACGTTCCACTcgcccgcacgcgccgactgaaatttttctgcaactgttcacgcgcccacgcgccgcacgcgccgtctggaggttgaagacgaccacgtcagcagccacgtcagcgcATCCCTGCCACATCATCTGCCACGCAAgccgacacgtcgtcagccacgtcatctgccacgtgtcgccacgtcagcaccatccgccacgtcatcaatattttctgaaattacggaacagcccctgaagtattggaaattacagattgacccatgtattttttgaaattgcggaacagcccctgaattattggaaattatagagtgacccctgtagttttctgaaattacggtgaagcccctgaactattggaaattacagactgacccctatagtttctgtattttcaggttgacccagaaattttgtgaaattacatttttgccccaaaatttctggtaattatattttgaccccggaagagtcaagtccaccattttcggccgttccggacgcaacggttaactccgttttgccaaattcagctccatttttggtcaagccataatgtcaatggaagaatcatcttcgggagctatggttaagctcactgccacaaattatacactttggagacctcggatggaagatctcctcaattgtaaggatctgtttgatcctatagaagctaaaggcgaaaaccctgatcccagcaaagtagcagaatggaagaaattaaacaagaaaacgatcggtcagatcaggcaatggatcgaccacagtgtcttccatcatgtagcgaaggaaacggatgcatatgccctctggaaaaaattggaggacatgtaccaggccaagactgctcggaacaaagccctgttgcttaagcgattggtacatctcacattacagagtggaacttctgtagccgagcataccagtgagttccagagcttggtaaatcaactatctgctgtggattaccaactaggggatgaggatcaggccctcctacttctaagctctcttccagacagttgggagacattggtagtctctctcagcaattcggccccgaatggcaaacttactctgtctatggttaaggatgccctatttaatgaagaggccaggagaaaggacattggcatggatcagtcacatgccctcgtcacagagagaggaagacagcaaagaggtggtcgagatagggggagaggcaggagcaagagcagaggcagatctacagacggcagaaaatcatcgtataagtgctatcattgtggcctggagggtcacatgaagaagaactgcagaaagttgttgagagagcagagactccaaggtaatcagccgaagaaggatggagagacactagtcacttgtacaggagaagtggcgctctgctccaccgaagaagagacatgccttcatatattaacccaagatgttgagtgggtagtcgatactgcagcatcctaccatgtcactccacacagagatttctttaaaacgtacaaagcaggagactttggtacggtaaagatgggaaattccaatttggcaaagattatgggaactggtgatattcagataaaaacgaatgttggttgtacaatcactttgaaggatgtccgtcatgttccagatcttcggcttaatctactttcgggagcagccttagacaagtaaggctatgacaactacttcagcaaaggcacatggaaaatgacggaaggtgccatagttgtcgcccgaggacatatttgtggaacgttgtacaagactcatgtgaagatatgtgcagatagcctcaatattgcagaaggagaggcgtctcaaaatctgtggcaccagagactcggtcacatgagtgaaaaaggattgtccactttggcaaggaagaagtttatcactgtttgcaaggatgctacgctagatccttgtaatcactgcttgtttggtaagcaacatagagtctccttcagttcctctgcatcgagaagatcagagttgcttagtctggtgcactttgatgtttgtggtcccatggaggtggaatcattaggtggcaacaagtattacctgaccttcattgatgatgcttcacggaaggtgtgggtatatttcttgaagacaaaggaccaggtattggattacttcaaactgtttcataccatggtagagcgtgaaacaggaaagaagctgaaatgtctccgctcagataatggaggcgagtatacttccaaagagttcgatgcctactgcagaagacacggcattcgacgtgagaagacggtccctcgcaccccacaacataatggaatagccgaaagaatgaaccgaaccattatggaaaaggtcagaagtatgatcagtatggctaagctgccaaagccattctggggagaagctgttcgtgccgcctgctatttaatcaacagatcaccgtcagtaccgttgaattttgaaattccggagaaagtgtggtcgggtaagattccctcctactctcatttaagagtgtttggttgtttagcttatgtacatgtatccaaggagctcagacagaagctcgatgcaagatctactccatgcatctttataggatatggagatgaagaattcggatacaggttatgggacccgaaaaccaagaaggttattagaagcagggatgtagtattccatgaaaaccaaaaaatggaagacattgcaaagcccagaatgtctcctaattgtagttctagtgccgagaatttttgtcctaatccaacaccagcacaaatagccacagaggataatgaggtgcatgaagatataccagaagcagaccaggaggaagaaggggataatgagcagggggagactcaatcctctcaagcagctgcagggccatcacagcggtcagatgatggtacacctcctgaaaccagtggtttacaagttcggagatctgagcgaggccgaattccatcaaagagatttccagaatctgagtatattctgcttactgaagaaggggagccagagagtttccaggaagctgtttctcatcaagagaagaaaaagtggctgcaagcaatgcaagatgagatggaatccttgcagaaaaatcatacttatgagttggttgagcttccaacaggaaagaaggcactaaagaataaatgggtgttcaagctcaagaaagatggcagcggaaaggtggtgaaacataaagcccgattggtagtcaaaggatttcttcagaagaaaggaattgactttgatgagattttttcaccagtggtaaaaatgacttcaattcgagtcatttttggtttagtagcaagtctaaacctagaacttgaacagatggatgtgaagacagcatttcttcacggtgattttacatgaagaaatctacatggagcagctagaaggatttgaggtttcagggaaagaaaacctcgtatgcaagctaaagaagagcttgtatggcctcaagcaagcaccaagacaatggtataagaagtttgactcgtttatggtgagtcaaggctataaaaggactgcagcagactagtgtgtttatattcaaaaattttcaggtggaaacttcattgcacttttgctatatgtggacgacatgttgatcgttggacaaaatgcaatgaagattagtaagctgaagaaagagttgtctaagtcctttgatatgaaagacttaggaccagctcaacaaattttgggaatgcaaataatccgagacaggaagaatagaaggttatggctatctcaagagaagtatgttgaacgggtgataaagagattcaacatggataaagccaaaccggtcagcattccacttgcaaatcattttaagttgactaagagaatgtgcccctcatccaaagaagagatagaggagatggcttcagtaccatattcttcagcggtaggaagtctgatgtatgcaatggtgtgtaccagaccagacattgctcatgcagtaggtgttgtgagcagatttctttcaaatcctggaaagaaacactgggaagcagtcaaatggattctcaggtatcttaaaggtacatcgaagctgtgcttgtgctacgggggaggtgacccaatcttagaaggctatacagatgcagatatggccggagaccctgataatagaaagtctacatcaggttatctctacacttttgcagggggagctgtgtcatggcagtcaagattgcagaagtgtgttgctttatccactactgaagcagagtacattgccgcagcggaagcgggtaaggaaatgttgtggttaaagcgttttctcacagaattgggcatcaagcaagaagactacaagatacattgtgataaccaaagtgccatggatttgagcaaaaactcaatgtatcattcccgtacaaagcacattgacattcgctatcattggatacgcgaagtaatagatcaacagttgctgaaactgatgaagatccacacaaaagagaatccagcagatatgctaacaaaagttgttgctcaagagaagctgaagctatgcagagacatagctggaatagatggcagatgaccatcagttttaaatgcggctggagggggagaattgtgaagtccagccgcaccaaccacaccaacctcaccaaccacaactgcaccaaccacagccaccattgttgacagccaccattgttgacaccattgctgcaccgatcaacaattgtgggctaagatgttgaaaattgtggccttgtaagcctataaataggctccttaccgttgcatgaaaatcaagccaagagagcaatctcaatcatcccaagtgaggagaattgagagaaaactccgagagagagagtctttaagttccagagagagcttgagagaagagtgagcaattccagagagaattggagagtgcagagagaggttccacgtgagaatcctccatgacagaagtttttatttttgtattctatttttaagagattaatagaattcttttatttttcttctcatatttcttctctaaagtggtcagagaaccacaacacctTGGTTACGGGAAAAGCCAGGGTCTTTATATGTggatgggaagaagaagaagaagaagatttctTGGCTATGGAGGCGGAGATGATGTTGGAGAAGATAAGAAGAAAGCAGAGGAACAGGAAATTGAAGTGGGTATAGGAACCCATTATGGTAGCttaattatggaatttaattaCACTAAGTGGAAAGTAGGGTATTTATGCTCATTTCAGATACAAGTGGGGTTTTGCCATTTTGTAAAAGAACATGTAATTTAGATCTATCTAGTGACAGCCTATTTATTATCCATTACTATATTTATGGATTTATGTGATGTGATATTAACTATAGCTGCATTAGAGTTCCATTCCATATTAAAAGATTTAGAATAAGAGAAGTCAATATTTAAGCTTGGCCACCAATTGTGGTGTGCCAGCTCGATTCTCACGTGTTGAAACTCTTTTTGTTTGTCTGACTTTCTGCTTTGTACATGAAGCTTTTTTATTAATGATGTTGGGATTTGTGACTGGGCAAGCTTCAGAGAAaggatatatatttgtaaacaaAGGTTTTCATTTGTGtatcaaatatttgattaattaaaataaagtgaATTACATGCGACACGAATCCACagtatacaataataattaatataattattgccACATTAGACTATTCCTACCCATGAGCGCTAgcttaaaatgcaaaatttttggCATGGTCGGCATGGacaaatctttatttttattattattaaaaataaagttataaaaTTCTGCAACTTGTTTCATCACCACCATCTTACTTAATTCCCACACTTGAATTAATTATCCAATTGCTATTTTATGTGATGAATTAAAGGTCCTAAATTAATCTAATATCATGCTAACGGTTGATTTAAACGGTACTTGTAATAACTAAGAATCTCTCCACGATGTAAAAGCTGGTTAAGTTCACTCAAATATATAAGTTTGATTGCATGGTTGGGCTTATTGTCTTGGTGGTTTACAGTATTAAGATGTAGATAAGAGTTTAGATTCTTTACTTGGCAAATTGGCAACaaaatatgagagagagagagagattagaataaattgttttattagtgATGTTAGAAGTTTATCAAGAAtgccaaagagagagagagagagagagagattagaataaattgttttattagtgATGCTAGAAGTTTATCAAGAATGCCAAGTGCAGTCTTGATTTTGAGTGAATATGTTTCAAAAACTAAACTAGTCTTTCCCTCGCTAACATTCTCGCAAAGTAAGATTGTATTTTTCAAGGAAGGCAAATTATGCTCtgttttttattaccaaaataacAATTTGTACTACTCTGTGTATGTTATTTTGATTTCTAATTCGGTTTTGCATTTGCGTTTATGCTTAGCGGTATAGAACATACCTTGTTTGCCAAATCTTTCAAAACAACCTTAATTTTCCACAACTCCTTCTTTGTTGGTGGACAGCAACGAAGTATTTAAACTGacaattttattatcaattttaatagGAATTACACCAATTAGATATTCATCAAAAGAATAACAATCTGAATATATTTCAGCTGCGCTAAGCAGATTGACAACAAGTGGGGTGGTGATAAGCAGCTGGAATACATCTTTGGGATATGGAGGCATATAATTTGGTCTTCCCCAACAAAAATGTCCACCACTATGCACAGAGAAAAATATGAAAGCTtataaatccattttttcttttttttgttccttCCCAGGTCAATTATAACTTTATGTAGGTACCCACTTCAAGATCATTTAAAGTAAGCACATCCGGGCTTAGCCCCTCAACTACAGAGGAGTCCATGTTGAAAAAGAAATCAAGCACAAATTTTGTTTACCCAGCATGACCTTAGAAAGCCATTGTAACCAAGACAACTTGCCTTGGACAAGTTTTTAACATTGATTTTTTGCTACAAACACAGCTGATGGGATATTTGTGGTACATTGAAGATGAACTGTGCTCACTAATACAATCAAACCACAGAAACTATCCTCCAAGATCCAtaacattttataattgaaGTAAGAAGGAGTTTCCATTTAAATTGAAAGTATAGTAAGGATGAAAGCTATAGGATTATAAAATCTTTCAATGGACAAATAATACAACATCATGTGGTCAATACCATGAATTGTGAAACACtatgacataaaatattatatgtaacccataattttaaaaaggaaattaatccTTAGAAAAAAATAGTAGTTGATTAAGATAACACCATCCGCTTGTCAAGGATTGTCATTACTACTCAAATCAGATTATATGAAACcttaacaagaaaataaaataaaataaaacgctGCTATTGAAACCTTAGCTTGTCCATATGGATATGGGTTTTCAATTAAGCATGATTTGTATACTTGAAGTTGGAGCAAGAAGTCCGTTTGGAGAGCAGAGAAGAGCTGAATCCAACCCTGTGGTTATCTAGATCAAACTGAACAAGATTGTCTTCTAATTGATAACCTCCAATCTCAACGGTAGCTCTTGACCAGAAACCACCCTTTTTGCTTACAAAAGCAAGACACATGACATCCTTGGAAACCTCCACCATGGAGTTAGCTCCATATATCTTCCAAACCGCATTGTTGTTAAACACAAGTTCAATGGTAGGCACAGCCGGGCCAAGGTGTGTCCTCGCAATGCCGGTCGAGTTAAAGCAAACATCGAATGGAGTCACATTTGCTACTCTCGGGATGTTCTTCCCCAATGCTTTCACAAATTCATCAACCACAGAAGAAAGTATCACACTGTCCATGACTGTGTAGGGATAGACAGTACCAATCTTTGTTCCACCATTAATGTCACTCTTATCGTAGTTGAAGGTTAGCTTGTATTTCCATGTATCAGATGGAACAAGTTTGCCATCGACCTTGATAGCCTTCAATAAGAGGTAGAATTCCCTATAATAGTAGTTGGTGATGAAAGTTGTATAGGTGAGAAACTTGGAAACATCAATGTTTCCAGGTTGCAAAACATAAGGTCCATTCCCAATGAAGATGGAGCCATTAGAACTTTCAAAGGGGCTCAAGCAAATGGCAAACTTCTATTTAAGGCCAAAAGCTGCAGCAAATTCATATGTGAAGGAAATGTTGCTCAATCCAAAACCAGCAACACCTTTGACACCACTAGCAAGGCCACCCAACGAGAAGGTTTCGATGGAGCAAACGAAGATGAAGTTAGGCACAGAAACAGAGCGGCCATCGATGGATTTGACGGTGACGATGTCTTGGATTAACTGACCACTGGCATATCTATCGCCAATATTATTATAGGTGTAGGAAGCGCAAGTGTTATCGCTGTAACAAGGGTTGAGAGGGTAGTTGGCAAAAGAGCAAAGAGGAGAGCTGCAGTTTATAGGCTTATAGGTGTAACGGACATAGGATCGTTCACAATATAGAAAAGGCTTGTCAAGGCTAATATCTATTGAGACTTTAATGGGGAGAAGAGGAGTCTTCTTTTTTATCTCGGTAACGTATTGGTCTGGTCCGAAATTGGAATGGACCTTGGTTACAGGAAGAACCAGGGTTTTGACATGTggatgggaagaagaagaagatttctTGGCTATAGAGGTAGATATAATGTTGGAGAAGATaagaagaaaacagagaaaTAGGAAATTGAAGTGGCTACAGCAACCCATTATGGTAGCTTAATTACACCAAGTTTTTGTCGGTGGAGAAGTGGACGGTAGGTCAAGCCATTTAGTATTTAAATCCATTCCCGGGAGACAAGCCTACCTATTAtccattactatatatatacatatatagattttgTGATATGAGTGTTGCATGTGAGTTCCAATTCCATATTAAAAGATTTAGTCAATTAAGGTTGGCCACCAATTGAGGGGTGCCAGCTCGACCCTCACGTGTTGATGACAATCTTTGTTTGTCTGACTTtcaagtttttaattaattgctcTCTTATCATTAATTAATGATGTTGAGTTTTTGTAGCATCTTcagattaattttaattttttatatcgtGGACTTGGTTGGGCAAGCTTCAGAGAAAGAACATATATTTATCGATAAATGTTTTCATATGTGtatcaaatatttgattaattaaaataaagtgaCTTACACCCGACACGAATCcacaataaacaataataattaatataattaaagccACATTAGACTATTCCTAACTATGAGCACTAGCTTAAATTGCAAGATTTTTGGCACGGTACGCATGGACagatctttattattattattattattattattattattaaaaataaattaagttgtAAAATTCTGCAACTTATTTCATTACCACCATCTGATTTAATTCCCACACTTGAATTAATTATCCAATTGCCATTTTATGTGAGATGAATTCAAGGTCTTAAAGTTAATCTAATATCATGCTAACGCTCGGTTTAAATGGTATTTGATTATAATTAGAAATCTCTCCACGATGTAAAAATTGGTCTGACTCACTCAAATATTTTTGATTGCATGGTTGGGCTTGTTGTCTTGGTAGTTTACCAGTATTAGGATGTAGATAAGAGTTTAGATTCCTTATTTGCCAAATTGAATACAATATGAgtgagagatagagaaagagattagaataaattgttttattagtgATGTTACAAGTCTAAGAAGAATGCCAAGTGCAATCTTGATTTAGTGATGTTACAAGTCTAAGAAGAATGCCAAGTGCAATCTTGATTTTGAGTATGTATGTTTCAAAAACTAAGCTAGTCTTTGTATGTTTCAAAAACTAAACTAGTTTTTATCCTTGCAAAGCAAGACTATTTTTCAAGGAAGGCAAACAATGTAATTGTTATTGGTTTTTATTGGCGACAATGATCCAACTTAATTGGGATTTCGgatccaaatcaatttcaaatatatgaTAGTCATTTGATCAAActcgtatatatattttagttcgAGATTGTTAGTTGGATATGGAATTAGAGAACAtgaaactaacaaaaaaatgtataaaaacacTATATGAagcaaatgaaattaaattattattgcaaTTGAATTTACAAAATACATCTTGTTCTTTATCTacattgaagaaagaaaaaaaaaaaaaattcaaaatctcccCCCCTATTTTTCGTCTCTCTCCACATTTCTCTTTCTATCTTCATCTCTATTTTTACATTTCCCACCCcattattttctctattttttctcCCCATTTTTATCTCTTTGTCTTCATCACTACTTTTATCTACTC contains the following coding sequences:
- the LOC125423272 gene encoding probable aspartic proteinase GIP2, which gives rise to MGCCSHFNFLFLCFLLIFSNIISTSIAKKSSSSSHPHVKTLVLPVTKVHSNFGPDQYVTEIKKKTPLLPIKVSIDISLDKPFLYCERSYVRYTYKPINCSSPLCSFANYPLNPCYSDNTCASYTYNNIGDRYASGQLIQDIVTVKSIDGRSVSVPNFIFVCSIETFSLGGLASGVKGKFAICLSPFESSNGSIFIGNGPYVLQPGNIDVSKFLTYTTFITNYYYREFYLLLKAIKVDGKLVPSDTWKYKLTFNYDKSDINGGTKIGTVYPYTVMDSVILSSVVDEFVKALGKNIPRVANVTPFDVCFNSTGIARTHLGPAVPTIELVFNNNAVWKIYGANSMVEVSKDVMCLAFVSKKGGFWSRATVEIGGYQLEDNLVQFDLDNHRVGFSSSLLSKRTSCSNFKYTNHA